From the Amia ocellicauda isolate fAmiCal2 chromosome 21, fAmiCal2.hap1, whole genome shotgun sequence genome, one window contains:
- the hectd1 gene encoding E3 ubiquitin-protein ligase HECTD1 isoform X12, producing the protein MADVDPDTLLEWLQMGQGDERDMQLIALEQLCMLLLMSDNVDRCFETCPPRTFLPALCKIFLDESAPDNVLEVTARAITYYLDVSAECTRRIVGVDGAIKALCSRLVVVELNNRTSRDLAEQCVKVLELICTRESGAVFEAGGLNCVLSFIRDSGHLVHKDTLHSAMAVVSRLCGKMEPQDSSLETCVESLSSLLKHEDHQVSDGALRCFASLADRFTRRGVDPAPLAKHGLTEELLSRMAAAGGTASGPSSTCKPGRTSTGATATAADSKVSNQVSTIVSLLSTLCRGSPLVTHDLLRSELPDSIESALQGDERCILDTMRLVDLLLVLLFEGRKALPKSNAGSTGRIPGLRRLDSSGERSHRQLIDCIRSKDTDALIDAIDTGAFEVNFMDDVGQTLLNWASAFGTQEMVEFLCERGADVNRGQRSSSLHYAACFGRPQVAKTLLRHGANPDLRDEDGKTPLDKARERGHSEVVAILQSPGDWMCPVNKGDDKKKKDVSKEEEESSEPKGDPEMAPIYLKRLLPVFAHTFQHTMLPSIRKASLALIRKMVHYCSEALLKEVCDSDAGHSLPTVLVEITATVLDQEDDDDGHLLALQIIRDLVDKGGDVFLDQLARLGVINKVSTLAGPTSDDENEEESKPEKEDEPQEDAKEIQQGKPYHWRDWSIIRGRDCLYIWSDAAALELSNGSNGWFRFILDGKLATMYSSGSPEGGSDSSESRSEFLEKLQRARSQVKPATASQPVLSALGPTKLTVGNWSLTCLKEGEIAIHNSDGQQATILKEDLPGFVFESNRGTKHSFTAETSLGSEFVTGWTGKRGRKLKSKLEKTKQKVKTMARDLYDDHFKAVESMPRGVVVTLRNIATQLESAWELHTNRQCIEGENMWRDLMKTALENLIVVLKDENTISPYEVCSSGLVQALFTILNSVDLDVKHDCRPLMERINVFKTAFSENEGDDSQPAIALIRKLIAVLESIERLPLHLYDTPGSTYNLQILTRRLRFRLERAPGETALIDRTGRMLKMEPLATVESLEQYLLKMVAKQWYDFDRSSFVFVRKLREGQTFTFRHQHDFDENGIVYWIGTNAKTAYEWVNPAAYGLVVVTSSEGRNLPYGRLEDILSRDSSALNCHTNDDKNAWFAIDLGLWVIPSAYTLRHARGYGRSALRNWVFQVSKDGQNWTTLYTHVDDCSLNEPGSTATWPLDPSKDEKQGWRHIRIKQMGKNASGQTHYLSLSGLELYGTVSGVCEDQLGKAVKEAEANLRRQRRLFRSQVMKYIVPGARVVRGIDWKWRDQDGNPPGEGTVTGEAHNGWIDVTWDAGGSNSYRMGAEGKFDLKLAPGYDPESAPSPKPVSSTVSGTAQSWSSLVKNNCPDKASAAGASSSSRKGSSSSVCSVASSSDLSLSSAKLERRSESVLEHGATPGAENHEPIVVLSAADGLPHAEGGSASSASTSTLTADTGSENVDRKPGADATIRPAGESGAISMGIVSVSSPDVSSVSESSSKEAPSQRPLCSAANARLSVSSLLAAGAPMSSSASVPNLSSREASLMESFVRRAPNMSRTNATNNMNLSRSSSDNNTNTLGRNVMSTATSPLMGAQSFPNLTTTGTTSTVTMSTSIVTSSNNVATATTGLSVGQSLSNTLTTSLTSTSSESDTGQEAEFSLYDFLDSCRANTLLAELDDEEDLPEPDDDDDENEDDNQDDQEYEEVLEEEEYETKGGRRRTWDDDFVLKRQFSALVPAFDPRPGRTNVQQTTDLEIPPPGTPRSEVLEEVECAPSPHLALILKVAGLGTSREVELPLSNYKSTIFYYVQKLLQLSCNGSVKSDKLRRIWEPTYTIMYRERKDSDKEKESGKMDFCERGSKSSGLSHGSLSSLQSCDILSSTREPAQAKAGSGQNACGVEDVLQLLRILYIIGGDPHSTRTLQEEADEQLQFSVSHEEFTSKKVTTKILQQIEEPLALASGALPDWCEQLTSKCPFLIPFETRQLYFTCTAFGASRAIVWLQNRREATMERSRPSTAVRRDDPGEFRVGRLKHERVKVPRGDSMMEWAENVMQIHADRKSVLEVEFLGEEGTGLGPTLEFYALVAAEFQKKSLGVWLCDDDFPDDESRQVDLGGGLKPPGYYVQRSCGLFPAPFPQDSDELDRISKLFLFLGVFLAKCIQDNRLVDLPISRPFFKLMCMGDIKSNMSKLLYESRGEGELTFSEIQSEASTEEGHDTYSMGSFDEDSKSEFILDPPKPKPPAWYHGILTWEDFELVNPHRAKFMREVKALAVKRRQILGNKALSEDEKNTRLQDLMLKNPAGSGPPLGVEDLGLNFQFCPSSKVHGFSAVDLKPHGEDEMVTMDNAEEYVELMFDFCMHTGIQKQMEAFRDGFNRVFPMEKLSSFSHEEVQMILCGNQSPSWTAEDIMNYTEPKLGYTRDSPGFLRFVQVLCGMSSDERKAFLQFTTGCSTLPPGGLANLHPRLTIVRKVDATDSSYPSVNTCVHYLKLPEYSSEEIMRDRLLAATMEKGFHLN; encoded by the exons GTCTCGGACGGAGCCCTGCGCTGCTTCGCCTCCCTGGCTGACCGCTTCACCCGACGGGGGGTGGACCCGGCGCCCCTGGCCAAGCACGGCCTAACGGAGGAGCTGCTGTCGCGCATGGCGGCGGCGGGGGGCACCGCGTCCGGACCCTCCTCCACCTGCAAGCCCGGCCGCACCTCGACCGGCGCCACGGCCACCGCTGCCGACTCCAAAGTCAGCAACCAGGTGTCCACCATCGTCAGCTTGCTGTCCACACTGTGCCGGGGGTCCCCGCTGGTGACGCAC GACCTGCTGCGGTCTGAGCTGCCCGACTCCATCGAGAGCGCCCTGCAGGGGGACGAGCGCTGCATCCTGGACACCATGCGGCTGGTGGACctgctgctggtgctgctgtTCGAGGGACGCAAGGCCCTGCCGAAGTCCAACGCCGGGTCCACAGGCCGCATCCCGGGCCTGCGGAGGCTGGACAGCTCGGGGGAGCGCTCCCACCGACAGCTCATCGACTGTATCCGGAGCAAAGACACGGACGCGCTGATCGACGCTATCGACACTGGAG CCTTTGAAGTCAATTTCATGGACGATGTCGGACAGACGCTCTTGAACTGGGCCTCGGCATTCGGCACTCAAGAGATG GTGGAATTCTTGTGTGAGAGGGGTGCGGATGTCAACCGAGGTCAGAGGTCGTCTTCACTACATTATGCTGCTTGCTTTGGGAGACCTCAAGTGGCAAAG ACTCTACTGCGCCATGGAGCCAATCCAGACCTGCGAGACGAAGATGGCAAGACGCCGCTGGACAAGGCCCGAGAGAGGGGCCACAGCGAGGTGGTGGCGATCCTGCAGTCCCCAG GTGACTGGATGTGCCCAGTGAACAAAGGGGAcgacaagaagaagaaagatgtcagcaaggaggaggaggagagcagtGAGCCCAAAGGGGATCCGGAAATGGCCCCCATCTATCTGAAGAGGCTGCTGCCCGTCTTCGCGCACACCTTTCAACACACGATGCTGCCTTCGATTAG GAAAGCGAGCCTCGCCCTCATCAGGAAGATGGTCCACTACTGCTCCGAGGCCCTTCTGAAGGAGGTGTGCGACTCGGACGCCGGTCACAGTTTGCCCACGGTGTTGGTGGAGATCACCGCCACTGTCCTGGATCAGGAG GACGACGACGATGGACACCTGCTGGCTCTGCAGATCATCCGGGATCTGGTCGATAAGGGGGGAGATGTCTTCCTGGACCAGCTGGCCAGGCTCGGGGTCATCAACAAGGTGTCCACTCTGGCAGGGCCGACCTCAGACGACGAGAACGAAGAAGAGTCGAAGCCTGAGAAG GAGGACGAGCCCCAGGAAGATGCCAAAGAGATCCAGCAGGGTAAGCCCTACCACTGGAGGGACTGGTCCATCATCCGCGGCCGCGACTGCCTGTACATCTGGAGCGACGCGGCCGCCCTGGAGCTGTCCAACGGCAGCAACGGCTGGTTCCGCTTCATCCTGGACGGCAAGCTGGCCACCATGTACTCCAGCGGCAGCCCTGAGGGGGGATCGGACAGCTCAG AAAGCAGGAGCGAGTTCTTGGAGAAGCTGCAGAGAGCTCGGAGCCAAGTGAAACCGGCCACCGCCAGTCAGCCGGTGCTCTCGGCTCTGGGCCCCACCAAGCTCACTGTGGGGAACTGGTCTCTCACCTGCCTGAAGGAAGGAGAGATTGCCATCCACAACTCGGACGGCCAGCAGGCCACCATCCTGAAGGAGGACCTGCCTGGCTTCGTGTTCGAGTCCAACCGAGGGACCAAGCACTCCTTCACTGCGGAAACCTCCCTCG GTTCGGAGTTCGTGACGGGCTGGACCGGAAAACGAGGACGGAAACTCAAGTCTAAACTGGAAAAGACAAAGCAAAAG GTGAAGACCATGGCCCGAGATCTGTATGATGACCACTTCAAGGCGGTGGAGAGCATGCCCAGGGGGGTGGTGGTCACCTTGAGGAACATTGCCACCCAGCTGGAGTCTGCATGGGAGCTCCACACCAACAGACAG TGTATTGAGGGCGAGAACATGTGGAGAGACCTCATGAAGACGGCCCTGGAGAACCTGATTGTGGTGCTGAAGGACGAGAACACCATCTCCCCGTACGAGGTGTGCAGCAGCGGCCTCGTGCAGGCGCTGTTCACCATCCTCAAC AGCGTGGATCTGGATGTGAAGCACGATTGTAGGCCACTGATGGAGAGGATCAACGTCTTCAAAACGGCGTTCAGTGAGAACGAAGGCGATGACAG tcAACCTGCAATTGCCTTAATTCGCAAGCTCATCGCAGTTCTGGAGTCCATCGAGCGGCTGCCTCTCCACCTGTACGACACGCCAGGGTCTACGTACAACCTCCAG ATTCTGACCCGGCGGCTTCGGTTCCGTCTGGAGCGCGCGCCTGGCGAGACTGCGCTGATCGACCGCACCGGCAGGATGCTCAAGATGGAGCCGCTGGCCACCGTGGAGTCCCTGGAGCAGTACCTCCTCAAAATG GTGGCCAAGCAGTGGTACGACTTCGACCGGTCCTCCTTCGTGTTTGTCAGGAAGCTCCGTGAGGGGCAGACCTTCACCTTCCGGCACCAGCACGACTTCGACGAGAACGGCATCGTCTACTGGATCGGCACAAACGCCAA GACTGCCTATGAGTGGGTGAACCCCGCGGCCTACGGGCTGGTGGTGGTGACGTCCTCGGAGGGGAGGAACCTGCCCTACGGCCGGCTGGAGGACATCCTGAGCCGGGACAGCTCGGCGCTCAACTGCCACACCAACGACGACAAGAACGCCTGGTTTGCCATCGACCTTGGCCTGTGGGTCATCCCCTCGGCCTATACCCTGAGACATGCGCGCGGCTACGGACGGTCCGCCCTGCGGAACTGGGTGTTCCAGGTGTCTAAAGACGGGCAGAACTGGACCACGCTGTACACCCATGTGGACGACTGCAGTCTCAACGAGCCGGG GTCTACAGCCACGTGGCCGCTGGACCCGTCCAAAGACGAGAAGCAGGGCTGGAGGCACATCCGCATCAAGCAGATGGGCAAGAACGCAAGCGGCCAGACGCACTACCTGTCTCTGTCGGGGCTGGAGCTCTACGGCACGGTCAGCGGAGTGTGCGAAGACCAGCTGG GGAAAGCAGTCAAGGAGGCCGAGGCCAACCTGAGGAGGCAGCGGCGCCTGTTCCGCTCCCAGGTGATGAAGTATATCGTCCCCGGTGCCCGAGTGGTCCGGGGCATCGACTGGAAGTGGAGAGACCAGGATGGGAACCCGCCCGGGGAGGGCACGGTGACCGGAGAGGCGCACAACG GCTGGATTGATGTCACCTGGGATGCTGGTGGCTCAAACTCTTACCGTATGGGTGCAGAAGGAAAATTTGACCTCAAGCTTGCGCCAGGGTACGACCCTGAGTCAGCGCCGTCACCCAAACCTGTTTCATCCACTGTTTCAGGCACAGCGCAGTCCTGGAGCAGCCTGGTGAAAAATAACTGTCCGGACAAGGCCTCCGCGGCGGGggccagctcctcctccaggaAAGGCAGCAGCAGCTCGGTGTGTAGCGTGGCCAGCAGCAGTGATCTCAGTCTGAGCTCGGCCAAACTGGAGCGCCGGTCCGAGAGCGTGCTGGAGCACGGCGCCACGCCTGGCGCCGAGAACCACGAGCCCATAGTGGTCCTGTCCGCCGCCGACGGCCTGCCCCACGCCGAGGGCGGCTCCGCTTCCAGCGCCAGCACCAGCACTTTAACCGCCGACACGGGCAGCGAAAACGTGGACAGGAAGCCGGGCGCCGACGCCACAATACGGCCCGCCGGCGAGTCGGGCGCCATTTCCATGGGAATAGTGAGCGTCAGTTCTCCGGACGTCAGTTCTGTCTCGGAGTCGTCCAGCAAGGAAGCCCCGTCCCAGCGGCCGCTCTGCTCAGCGGCCAACGCCCGCCTGTCCGTGAGTTCGCTGCTGGCGGCTGGCGCGCCCATGAGCTCCAGCGCCAGCGTGCCCAACCTGTCGTCGCGGGAGGCCAGCCTGATGGAGTCGTTCGTCAGGAGGGCGCCCAACATGTCGCGCACCAACGCCACCAACAACATGAACCTGAGCCGCAGCAGCAGCGACAACAACACCAACACGCTGGGCCGGAACGTCATGAGCACCGCCA CTTCTCCTCTCATGGGTGCGCAGAGTTTTCCTAACCTCACTACCACTGGCACCACCTCGACCGTTACAATGTCCACCTCCATAGTAACCAGCAGCAATAACGTAGCCACCGCGACCACAGGTCTGTCCGTCGGCCAGTCGCTCAGTAACACTCTGACGACCAGCCTGACCTCCACGTCTAGCGAGAGCGACACGGGTCAGGAGGCCGAGTTCTCTCTCTATG ATTTCCTGGACAGCTGCCGCGCCAACACCCTGCTGGCGGAGCTGGACGACGAGGAGGACCTGCCCGAGCCGGACGACGACGACGATGAGAACGAAGACGACAACCAGGACGACCAGGAGTATGAGGAAGTTTTG gaggaggaggagtacgAGACCAAAGGAGGCCGGCGGCGGACCTGGGACGACGACTTCGTCCTGAAGCGCCAGTTTTCTGCTTTGGTGCCGGCTTTCGATCCCAGACCGGGCCGCACCAATGTGCAGCAGACCACTGATCTGGAAATCCCCCCTCCAG GGACGCCCCGCTCGGAGGTGCTGGAGGAGGTGGAGTGTGCCCCCTCTCCCCACCTGGCCCTGATCCTGAAGGTGGCGGGTCTGGGCACCAGCAGAGAGGTGGAGCTGCCCCTGTCCAACTACAAGTCCACCATTTTCTACTACGTGCAGAAGCTCCTGCAGTTGTCCTGCAATGGCAGCGTGAAATCTGACAAACTCCGGCGGATCTGGGAGCCGACGTACAC GATAATGTACAGAGAAAGGAAGGATTccgacaaagaaaaagaaagtggaAAGATG GATTTCTGTGAGCGCGGCTCCAAGTCATCGGGCCTGAGCCATGGCTCGCTGTCCTCCCTGCAGAGCTGCGACATCCTGAGCTCGACCCGGGAGCCGGCGCAGGCCAAGGCGGGCAGCGGGCAGAACGCCTGCGGAGTGGAGGACGTGCTGCAGCTCCTCCGCATCCTGTACATCATCGGGGGAGACCCCCACTCCACCCGGACCCTCCAGGAAG AAGCTGATGAACAACTTCAGTTCAGCGTTTCACACGAGGAGTTTACCAGTAAAAAGGTCACAACCAAAATCCTGCAGCAGATCGAG GAGCCACTGGCGCTGGCGAGTGGAGCTCTGCCAGACTGGTGTGAACAGCTGACCAGCAAGTGTCCTTTCCTCATCCCCTTCGAGACGAGGCAGCTGTACTTCACCTGCACGGCGTTTGGGGCGTCCAG GGCCATAGTGTGGCTCCAGAACCGGCGCGAGGCGACGATGGAGCGGTCCCGGCCCTCCACGGCGGTGCGGAGGGACGACCCGGGCGAGTTCCGCGTGGGTCGCCTGAAGCACGAACGTGTCAAGGTCCCCCGCGGAGACAGCATGATGGAGTGGGCTGAGAACGTCATGCAGATCCATGCGGACAGGAAGTCTGTCCTGGAG GTGGAGTTCCTGGGAGAAGAAGGCACCGGACTGGGCCCGACCCTGGAGTTCTACGCGCTGGTGGCAgccgagtttcagaagaaatcGCTGGGAGTCTGGCTCTGCGACGACGACTTCCCGGACGATGAGTCTCGACAG GTGGACCTGGGTGGTGGGCTGAAGCCCCCGGGCTACTACGTCCAGCGGTCCTGTGGGCTCTTCCCCGCGCCCTTCCCCCAGGACAGCGACGAGCTGGACCGCATCAGCAAGCTGTTCCTGTTCCTGGGCGTCTTCCTGGCCAAGTGCATCCAGGACAACCGTCTGGTGGACCTGCCCATCTCCAGGCCCTTCTTCAAGCTCATGTGCATGGGTGACATCAAGAGCAACATGAGCAAGCTGCTGTACGAGTCGCGTGGCGAGGGCGAGCTCACCTTCTCCGAGATCCAGTCGGAGGCGTCCACCGAGGAAGGCCATGACACCTACTCCATGGGCAGCTTCGACGAGGACTCCAAGTCCGAGTTCATCCTGGACCCGCCCAAGCCCAAACCGCCTGCCTGGTACCACGGCATCCTAACCTGGGAGGACTTCGAGCTGGTCAACCCGCACCGGGCCAAGTTCATGAGGGAGGTCAAGGCGCTGGCGGTGAAGCGGCGCCAGATCCTCGGCAACAAGGCCCTGTCGGAGGACGAGAAGAACACGCGGCTGCAGGACCTGATGCTGAAGAACCCCGCTGGGTCCGGGCCGCCGCTGGGCGTTGAGGATCTGGG GTTGAATTTCCAGTTCTGCCCGTCGTCCAAAGTGCACGGGTTCTCGGCGGTGGACCTGAAGCCCCACGGAGAAGACGAG ATGGTGACGATGGACAATGCGGAGGAGTACGTGGAGCTGATGTTCGACTTCTGTATGCACACCGGGATCCAGAAACAGATGGAGGCCTTCAGAG ACGGCTTCAACCGGGTCTTCCCGATGGAGAAGCTCAGCTCCTTCAGCCACGAGGAGGTGCAGATGATCCTGTGTGGGAACCAGTCGCCCTCCTGGACTGCAGAGGACATCATGAACTACACTGAGCCCAAACTGGGCTACACCCGCGACAG CCCTGGCTTCCTGCGCTTCGTCCAGGTCCTGTGTGGCATGTCTTCGGATGAGCGGAAAGCCTTCCTGCAGTTCACCACGGGATGCTCGACGCTGCCCCCGGGCGGCCTGGCCAACCTGCACCCCCGCCTCACCATCGTCCGCAAG GTGGACGCCACAGACTCCAGCTACCCGTCGGTGAACACGTGTGTGCACTACCTGAAGCTGCCCGAGTATTCCTCAGAGGAGATCATGAGGGACCGGCTGCTGGCCGCCACCATGGAGAAGGGCTTCCACCTGAACTGA